From the genome of Setaria viridis chromosome 1, Setaria_viridis_v4.0, whole genome shotgun sequence:
GAAGTTAAAATCATATGAGGGAAACTTTGTGACGACATTCTTCTCCTTTTTATGCACTCTTGATATAATAAACCCCTCTGCATCTACGATGGAATCTGATAAAATAATTCGATCTCACGCCATTGCCCCGACCGCTTTGTCAATAGAACTAGCCCCTCACCCCTCAGAACCTAAAAACCTAATCGAAATACGGATCTCAAGGCGCGACCGCAAAATCTTGGGAACGATGGCAGGATCGGAACCACAACAATTACCTGCTAGCAACAGAATCCACGTCTCCCCCAACCGAAACGCTAAGCAGCTAGGCCAACAAACTACCACTACAGCTAGCACCTAGGTACTGTTGCTAGCTGCATGCCCACCGAAAGCGCCATTGGACAATTCAACTACAGTATACATTGGTTCTGAATCAGACAAACGTGTCGTCCTTTGGCATGCACACACACATAACACAGGTACAGAGTGAGAGGCATCCGCATGTTTTATGCATAGACTAGGCTGCCACGTCTGGCTGCCATTGCCCATTGCTGGTACAAGTGAGGTCGCTGTCCTAGCGTACGCTTTGTACAGCACCGGTTAGTTCTTCCAACTGCACGCTACCCTAGTGGCGGACCCATAAATTTCGTGGAGGCTGGGCGAACATATAGCCACGAGGAACAAGTTCGTACAAACATTTAGCTACTAATATAAGCAAAGTTGACAATCTCGATATTTTTGGTGCCGAAATCATTGTTAAGTACACATGCTAACATGCTTACACAAGAATAGGAGATTACACAATAATTTTCATGAGCCCGGAATATGCTCCATGGTATTTCAACAAAAACTAAATCCAACTCATGATCCTAACTGACAGCTATTAAAAATATTGGACCAAACATAACGAAGGGATAAACTAATAATGATACATTGTGAAATAAACTCTTCACAATAATGGTTACCTCTTATAATTTAACAATACGGTTTGTTAAAGTGAATTACTGAATTATCACATCATTATTCCAACTACCCTAAAGAACAATAAGTAGTAAGATTAGTTCTGATTTGCTTGGCCATCTCTTCTTGAAGTCCCTAAGATTTCAGGAATCCAAATGAAGAATCAAAACTCTAAGGTTTCAGTCCCAAAACAGGACATGCTAATGATCTCAACATGACTCACTGGATTTTCAAAACTGGGCATATCCCATATTCTTTTGGGCACTTGAGGACTGGGGCCTCGCTGCTTGGACGCAGGACGACAGAACCAAGAACCGAACAATAATACAGAGGGAGCGATTGAGGAAAAGGAGGTAGGTTTTGCCTTGCGGACTCTTGGTCTCTATGCGTCTGATAGCAGATAGTATGTTGATTTTGTTCATTGGATTGTGGTCTGCCGTGTGGTAGCGAGTGGTTGGCCTGCCGTTCTACTGACGCCTTTGCCAAGGAGCCCGGATATTACTTCAAAATTCGAGGATATTACTTCAAATCTCGAGGAGAACTACCAAGTAATCCCCGTTTAGAGCTTAATTAGGGatccaattttctagaaattgATACAACTCTATCAAATTTGTGCATTCGAAACGAGACGTTGATGTTGTAAGCTGTTCTGATAACGAAGTTACACAAAGTCTGCCCTCTTATTGGTTCTTTAATGGACCTTTCATCGTTGATCCAACCGCCGAGCCATTTCGCCAACTTCTTTTCCATTCAAAAGCAAAAATAAAAGGGACTCTAGGTCTCTAGCTAGCAGCTAGCTTCTGAGCCAGAAGCCAAAGTGACAATCTGGCACCTCACTTTTTCGCGGCACCACGTCGCCCCTTATCCTTGAATTTGTTCCTTGGTTCATGAATGGACGCAGGTCTTTGTATCTCTCTCTGAAATGTTGCCTTCATCACTACTACTGCACTACTCTGAACTGTGAAAATGATCGAGCATCAATTGTAGTATGAATGCAATGCTAGCAAACAAAATTTTAATTAGTTGGAACCGTGTCATCATTTTCCGATCAATGTCTATGGCCGAACAAATTAAAGGGATTCCATTAATTTAGAATGAGTAAATGCGAAACAAACTAAGCTTTTTGGTTTTGTTGGAATCTCAGATAACATGAACAACCTCAACTCTGATATGGCAGCAAAAATTCTCACGTTCCAAATGAGTCTTTTGATTGGCTATATGCAAAAGTGATAGTGTGTCTATCTTGTTAAGCAAGTAAAAATTTTTAGTGTATATCTTGATGTACTGCAATATGAATTTGTGATTCCATATTTTTTCCAGGTCACACAACACACATCCATaccaaaaaaaattgttgctgTTGTGTAGTAGTTGTTGTTGTTAATATTTGTAGATATTTCTTTGCTCTTTTTCTAATTAATTTAGGAACGTGTAGTCCTCAAGTCAAACTCAATCAGCAGATCCTTAACATTTAGAGTACTAAACATGTGTAGATAAATCAGAAAACTTCTTTAACCAATGTAAGACATATTTTGACATGAGAAATCTTTAAAAGTAAATTTTGGCATTTAGTTTTCTTACAGTATTGCCATTTGCTAAATTTACATAATCTTAATATCCATTTGAATATGAACCTACTAATTCCTTTACATTAAATATGCATATAATTTGACTGATTTCTTGTTCAAAACTTTCacagtttgattttttttataaaaaacaaaatacTACACCTTAGCGGGAAGTATACTTGTGCTCTAAGAATAGCTAAGAAACTCGcaggaaaaaaaaggtaaactAAAGTATAGCTGGGCAACTCCTCTGTAGTTGCCGTCAATTTCATTTCGTGATCCTGGGTgattctccctctccctctagGCCACTCTAGGGATGTTGTTTGTCCGGTTCAGATTAAACTTACCACTTACCAATGCACAAGCAGTGCATGGCTGATGGCTGCAGAAAACGCCAGGCCAGTCCTTAGGCTCCAGACACTTTGTCTCTGCCGTCGATACAGCTGCACCTGCGTTGGGACAGCTTTGTACGTCCGAGTCCTGACCGGCTAACTTTTACTGCTTGTAGTAGTGCTCATGAGAGATCATCCGTCCAGTCCGGCACATGTCAGCATGTATATATAGGGAAAACAGTAAAACACAGCTGCAAATGCAAGCTCTATTCACTCTTCATGTTGAAGATAGCAATTAGATCTCCAACATGAAACAACATACATAATAAAACTACCATGAATGAAAAATATATAGTatggaaataaatcatgcataATAATGCATGTAATCTTTGTGTGGCCGGCTTGTCATGGGGCAGGCAAAAACAAGGTGCTGTTAGGGCTTTTTTTTTATGTACATACGACGCATTTTTAACACCGTACCAAATGGTTGTCGTAGAATCTGCAACATGTGGGAACGTGTTGAAGGAAATGAGTAGAGAAGGTCATGCATTCTAGCGTTCATATTCAAAGGGAGGCAAACCTTGTCCGGTCACTCAAGTGCGAGACGTACAGGCGCTGTCGTGCAGTGAAGGCTGCATCCGGTTGAACCAGACACAGATTTTTGTTGCCTTGTATTCAGCTTGACTGTTTATTGTTGCCGGTAAATAGACGACGAAGTTCTTGGTGCTAAAAAATAAAGATTAGTAATATAATTCCTCTTATTAGGAAGTGCTAATTGATAAAAAATTAAAGTAAAGAAATAACAAAGAATATTTTGGAATCCATATGCATGTAAACGTTTCCTCTCCTAGGCCCAAAGGGTACAACTATGTGTTCTCTTCTTGTTTACCTCCTTAACTGATGGATGAGCTTCTTAACCAGACCTAACTAGTAAGATTGTGCAATGCAACAGAAATGAAACTACAGAGATTTATGATACAAAGTATATAATGCATGAGattattttgcattttctttGGCATTGGACAATGTAATGTGAATATAAAGTTAGTACTAGTACTGTAGTAGTAAACTATGCACCGGACAATCGTTTCCAAACATCAAGGCATGCACCAAGTTGTCCCACCTACCGCATAGTTGCTGCCATGCATGATAAAAGGGAATGTTTGTCACAAAAAAGTGAGGGTATGCGGGATGCCTGACAAGAAGTAGCTTGAGACCCTCTACATCTGAGCAAGTAGCAGCTGACATACACATTTGACACTGGGAGAAAAATGCCATGAACCACAGACAAGCAATCAACAGTATTACATGTTTAATTCAGCGGGTTATACCAACTACAACGTAGTCGGTGATCCGGGGCTGTGGTATAGTGTCTCCTCGATCAATTATCCATATTATTAGCTCCAATGATCCAAAACATAAACAATACAAAGAAACAAAGTTACATAGCATATAGTGGCTTGAATAATTAATTAGCCACAGCtgagaaaaggtaaaataattaaaaaaactcTTATAGAAAATCCTGGTACTCATTACTGGCTAGCGAGAGTTTTCGCTTATTATTTTTGCCTTGGGCATGTCGTCACTCTATCTCTCCTGGtgatcttcttcctcttcctcaacaCAAAATCAAAGAAGAAAACACAAGAAATATAATAGGGGCAGGGTACTTAGTTGCAAATCAGGTCGCACTCATCAGTGGCTACTAGTGATTGATCTCTCGGCTGCTAGTAGAAGCTATAGGTAGCTACCTAGCTGCGGACGAGCCCACAGGACAGGGTCATGAGCAGCATGGCGGCGTCCGTaacctcgtcggcggcggggaaaacgtgcaacgccgccgccggaggaggactGGCGGCCTTGCTCTGCAGACTCGTCGCCGCAGCAGCGACCTTGTCACTGGAGACGTGATCCTGATCCTTGGTCGAAGCAGCGACTGCTGGCGTCGCCTTGGCTGCCGTGACAGCGTGATCGACGGCTACCATCTTGCACCGTTTCTTGAACGGCAGCGACCGGTCGACGTCTGCCCTTTTCTCCTTCTTGGGTGCCTTTGCCTGTACGGCGACGCTTGCAGCTTGTGGAGTGCCTCCGTTGctggcagcagccgccgccgccgcggcggcagccgccATCGCCCGCCGAGCCTTCCTTTGCCTTATGCCGCATGCGTTGCAAAGAGACTGCAGCATGCAAAAGGTAAATATGTGTACTGTGGTACTAGGTTGCAAGTGTAACAACAACTTGTGGTGTAAATCTCAAAAGCACACACAGATCAGATCAGGGCTTTGCCCAATTGGTAATTCACCTTGGGGCCACAAGGACCACTCCTCCACAAGGGGGTCTTGGTGGTGTTGCAGTCGGAGCACACTCTAACGACACCCatagcctgctgctgctgcagttgCTGCTGGCTCTCATCTTGGTGCGCTTGTGCTCTTCTCCTTGGCTTTCTTGCCGTTCCACCCTCGGGATACTCGCTCGTCGCCTTCCTCATGATCTTCATCTTCGCTGCTGGTGGTGCCACTGCCCAGCCGTCAGCACGCTTGCTCTCGATATCGTATGGATCATATGCGGACCGCTGGATCATGTCACCATCGATGCTTTGAATAGTCGGCCGGAACAGCGGTGGCCTAGGGAAGATGTCTGATCCGCTCATCATCATGCGATCTGTGAACTACAAGCGAGATAAGACTAATATTAAACATGGTAAGGAGCTGTATGTAAGATTAAAATAGCAGCATGTGCTAGGATACATAAGCTTTCCTTGGATGATATACATATGCATCTATACTAAATAAAAGTTGTGATCCCCTAACCTGTTGAGTAGATTCAGCCAAAACTTGCTGCCTCAAGTGCTGATCTCCATAGCTGCTTTGCCCTTGGAGCTGATCCACGGGGTTGTTGATCATGAAGGGGAACAAGATAGGAGGGTCCTTTGAGATGTGGAAGGCCGGAAAGAGTCCTTGATCCTGCTCTCCCTCCATTAGAGGGAGAGTAGACAGTTGGCTCATGTAGATGGTAGACATGTGAGAAGAGATGGGAGCTAGAGAGAGATCTAGCTAGGGAGATAGCAAGCACTGGGGGAAGACGAAAGAGATCAGGGATAGATGCATATAAGCTGCAGGGAGATGGAGAGGAGATCTGCAGTTGGAGGGGCAATTTACAAGGGCCCAGGGTGATCATGGACAGTGTGGAGACGGTCCTGTCCTTTTTATAAAGAGATGCAGGAGGAGACAAGAGCTGCTATCAGTCTCTCTCTAGCTAGGGCCCTAGGGATTTAGAAAGATGTCATGATGTGTGATCCCTTTCCTAGAGTGAGAGAGAGGTGGCCACGCACAGGCAGGCACGCCGGCACGGGAAAGGGATGAGGAACCAAGGGAAACAGTGGGACAAACACATTATGCACCGTGAGTGCAAAACATTCATTCCCAGATCGACCACAACTATAAAATCTGATGCAACTCTGACCCACCAGGCTAGTGCAAATATTGGGCAATGATTGTTTTGCCAAATGGTTTACATGGAATTGAGGATGCTGTTGCTTTGGATTACATATCACTGATTAAGATCACGCTGCACCATGAATAATACTTTGTGCTTTAACAAAATTCTACGTTCAAAATCGCCTTCAACAGCTTACACGTGGAGAGAATCAGCATTTAAATTCTAATTTGCATCAGAtgtttccttttgtttccttttgtATAAATAACCAACTAAATAGCCCCTTTGGGGTAAAATTCCTTGACGCCAAATTGCTCTCTAATCTAAATAGAAATAGGTAAGGGTTCGTGGCACCAAGACGACCATGTCCCATAATGTTGTAGGTATATTCTGCTAAATGATGGTTGGTACGCAAAGCTTGTTATAGACAAGAATCAATACAATTAGCTGACAATAAGTGTTGGAATTAGAGGCATTTTAGTTCATTTTAATCTGAAATATGAAATATTTAATAAAATATGACATATATAAAAGAAACAGGAGCATCCATTGTGTGTGTATAGCGATGAACATAAAGCACGAGTTGGATATTAGAAACCAGAACCTTGCAGTGAGGCCAGCACCGGCGGCACCAGATGCGCTGTTACTCGACATTTCGAGCCTATTCGATGTAGTCGATCATAGTTGATACCGTGCAGATGTTCGCAGTACCGTTGCGCCTCCAGAAAGTAGTGGTGCATAGCGAGTAGTCGCGTAGATGCACTCCCCAAATAGTCGCATAGatgcgctccccaaaaacttgatcgcccttTTACTTCTCAGGTGCAAAGTCTCAGGCAAGAGCACAGCttcggaggcctgctcttccAACATGTTATAGGAACCAGAAACCTTTGAGTGTCCAGGTTCATTGC
Proteins encoded in this window:
- the LOC117836709 gene encoding protein CYTOKININ-RESPONSIVE GATA TRANSCRIPTION FACTOR 1 — translated: MSTIYMSQLSTLPLMEGEQDQGLFPAFHISKDPPILFPFMINNPVDQLQGQSSYGDQHLRQQVLAESTQQFTDRMMMSGSDIFPRPPLFRPTIQSIDGDMIQRSAYDPYDIESKRADGWAVAPPAAKMKIMRKATSEYPEGGTARKPRRRAQAHQDESQQQLQQQQAMGVVRVCSDCNTTKTPLWRSGPCGPKSLCNACGIRQRKARRAMAAAAAAAAAAASNGGTPQAASVAVQAKAPKKEKRADVDRSLPFKKRCKMVAVDHAVTAAKATPAVAASTKDQDHVSSDKVAAAATSLQSKAASPPPAAALHVFPAADEVTDAAMLLMTLSCGLVRS